The proteins below are encoded in one region of Hordeum vulgare subsp. vulgare chromosome 3H, MorexV3_pseudomolecules_assembly, whole genome shotgun sequence:
- the LOC123439087 gene encoding probable glycosyltransferase At3g07620, translated as MPHHPSPPSLRPPALPRRLLTRRRAVLACAAVAVLAAAAALLLAAPRTEVPGRALLVAGSLVLPRPPRTREPHAAAGDALSLPPAPAPPPPLKAKASVPSTIVPAPSIFLAAAPSPVENFDDRSMEEPERPDMKEDPLNESAPFLQEPISSGSPTMSSDVTKDPHKSRNAEPHPKPQIPLWSTAADEELIYAKKEIANAPLVFGDPDLYAPLYRNVSVFKRSYELMERLLKVFIYHDGAKPIFHSPELKGIYASEGWFMKLIEADQNFVVRDPNRAHLFYLPYSSRQLEHNLYVPGSNTLDPLSVFVKNYIDMISAKFRYWNRTKGADHFFVACHDWGPYTTKLHDELRKNTIKALCNADVSEGVFIRGRDVSLPETYVKSARRPVRDIGGKPAAERSILAFFAGQMHGRVRPVLLKYWGGKDADMRIYSRIPRQITRRMNYAKHMKSSKYCICPMGYEVNSPRIVEAIYYECVPVIIADNFVLPFDDALDWSAFSVVVAEKDVPSLKAILLAIPESRYITMRSNVKKVQRHFLWHAKPVKYDIFHMILHSVWFSRLNQVHQVEQ; from the exons ATGCCGCACCACCCTTCCCCTCCCTCGTTGCGCCCTCCCGCTCTGCCGCGCCGTCTCCTCACTCGGCGCCGCGCGGTCCTCGCCTGCGCGGCCGTCGCCGTGCTCGCGGCGGCCGCGGCTCTGCTTCTCGCCGCCCCAAGAACCGAGGTCCCCGGCCGCGCCTTGCTCGTGGCTGGATCCCTCGTGCTCCCCAGGCCACCGCGGACGAGGGAGCCCCATGCCGCTGCGGGCGACGCCCTCTCGCTGCCGCCGGccccggcgccgcctcctcccctcaaGGCCAAG GCTAGTGTTCCATCTACAATCGTGCCAGCTCCTTCGATTTTTTTGGCGGCAGCACCTTCGCCGGTGGAGAATTTCGATGATAGGTCAATGGAGGAACCCGAGCGTCCTGATATGAAG GAAGATCCGCTAAATGAATCGGCCCCTTTTCTCCAGGAG CCCATTTCCAGTGGTTCTCCTACAATGAGCTCTGATGTCACCAAAGACCCTCACAAGAGTAGAAATGCAGAGCCGCATCCAAAGCCACAG ATACCGCTTTGGTCAACAGCGGCAGATGAAGAGCTTATTTATGCAAAGAAAGAGATTGCCAATGCTCCCTTGGTATTTGGTGACCCTGATTTGTATGCACCTCTATATAGGAATGTGTCTGTCTTTAAGAG GAGTTATGAACTGATGGAGAGACTTCTTAAGGTTTTCATATACCATGATGGAGCAAAACCCATTTTCCACTCTCCGGAGTTGAAAGGCATCTATGCTTCCGAGGGGTGGTTTATGAAACTGATTGAGGCGGATCAGAATTTTGTTGTGCGGGATCCGAACAGAGCTCATCTGTTCTACCTGCCTTATAGCTCTCGGCAGCTGGAGCATAATCTTTATGTGCCTGGATCAAATACACTCGACCCGCTTTCTGTATTTGTGAAGAATTACATAGATATGATCTCTGCTAAGTTTCGGTACTGGAATCGGACGAAAGGCGCGGATCATTTTTTTGTTGCTTGCCATGACTGG GGACCTTACACGACTAAATTGCATGACGAATTGCGGAAAAATACCATCAAAGCTCTCTGTAACGCAGATGTTTCGGAAGGAGTTTTCATCCGCGGAAGAGACGTGTCCCTTCCAGAAACATACGTTAAGTCTGCAAGGAGACCTGTGAGAGACATCGGTGGAAAGCCAGCGGCAGAGAGATCCATCCTGGCGTTCTTTGCAGGGCAGATGCATGGCCGTGTTCGGCCTGTCCTTCTCAAGTACTGGGGAGGCAAGGATGCGGACATGCGAATATACAGCCGGATCCCACGCCAAATCACTCGACGGATGAACTATGCCAAGCACATGAAGTCGAGCAAGTACTGCATCTGTCCAATGGGGTATGAGGTGAACAGCCCGCGGATCGTGGAGGCGATCTACTACGAGTGCGTACCAGTGATCATCGCTGACAACTTTGTGCTCCCGTTCGACGACGCTCTTGATTGGAGCGCGTTCTCCGTGGTGGTGGCAGAGAAAGATGTACCCAGTCTGAAGGCGATCCTGCTGGCGATCCCGGAGAGCAGGTACATAACGATGCGGTCCAATGTGAAGAAGGTGCAGAGGCATTTTCTGTGGCATGCGAAGCCCGTCAAGTACGACATCTTCCACATGATCCTGCACTCGGTTTGGTTCAGCAGGCTGAACCAGGTGCACCAAGTAGAGCAGTAA